Proteins encoded within one genomic window of Flavobacterium oreochromis:
- a CDS encoding cobalt-precorrin-5B (C(1))-methyltransferase: protein MALLPVPEGPLRSGYTTGACATACAKAALISLLEQREINEVEITLPLGEKVKFKITSCVYTSEYATCTTIKDAGDDPDVTHGATIGCIISLNESQEVLFKQGKGVGVVTLPGLAIKVGEPAINPVPRKMITDAIHFVKHTKQCNKGVNVEIFVENGEEIAKKTLNARIGILNGISILGTTGIVKPFSASAYIASITQGIDVALANGCNEIVINSGGRSENLLKAQFNHLPDFAFIQYGNWIGETLTKINSVALQKVTIGIMIGKAAKLAQGELDTHSGKSTWDKEFIYEMAKKCGYTNEQCAPILDLNMARRLTEIFDFTAEEPFFKSLQEHCYTVCKSHIPKVELKILLIDANDKIIDVN from the coding sequence ATGGCTCTACTACCCGTTCCAGAAGGTCCTTTACGCAGTGGTTATACAACTGGTGCTTGTGCAACGGCTTGTGCTAAAGCCGCATTGATAAGCCTTTTGGAACAAAGAGAGATAAACGAAGTAGAAATTACATTACCATTAGGCGAAAAAGTAAAATTTAAAATCACTTCTTGTGTTTATACTTCCGAATATGCTACCTGTACTACTATTAAAGATGCTGGTGACGATCCTGATGTTACGCACGGAGCTACGATTGGTTGTATCATTTCATTAAATGAAAGTCAGGAGGTTCTTTTTAAACAAGGTAAAGGTGTGGGCGTGGTTACTTTGCCTGGACTTGCTATTAAAGTAGGTGAACCTGCTATAAATCCTGTCCCTAGAAAAATGATTACCGATGCAATACACTTCGTAAAGCATACAAAGCAATGTAATAAAGGTGTAAACGTGGAAATTTTTGTTGAAAATGGAGAAGAAATTGCAAAAAAAACACTCAATGCAAGAATTGGCATTTTAAACGGAATTTCAATTTTAGGAACAACAGGAATTGTGAAACCATTTAGCGCATCGGCTTATATAGCTAGTATTACACAAGGTATAGATGTTGCCTTAGCTAATGGTTGTAATGAAATAGTTATCAATTCTGGTGGTCGTTCAGAAAATTTATTAAAAGCACAATTTAACCATTTACCAGATTTTGCTTTTATTCAATACGGAAATTGGATAGGTGAAACTTTGACAAAAATAAATTCGGTAGCACTCCAAAAAGTAACTATTGGAATAATGATTGGTAAAGCGGCTAAATTAGCACAAGGCGAATTAGATACCCACAGTGGTAAATCGACTTGGGATAAAGAGTTTATTTATGAAATGGCAAAAAAGTGTGGTTATACTAACGAACAATGCGCTCCAATTTTAGATTTGAATATGGCTAGAAGACTTACTGAGATTTTTGATTTTACAGCGGAAGAACCATTTTTTAAATCTTTACAAGAACATTGTTATACTGTTTGTAAATCCCATATTCCAAAAGTAGAACTAAAGATTCTTTTAATTGATGCAAATGATAAGATAATAGATGTTAACTAA
- a CDS encoding precorrin-6A/cobalt-precorrin-6A reductase, translating to MDNLNYTVSNNCQLSIINYQLSTVNYKFSIKKKYDISFWWYNRRKKVAKWLEKRALPYFYSTKTEIEFDQGQFGHYRFGAFTTTDLISFCQKNHIKTIIHASHPFAELLHQCIEEVSTVLAIPVFRFERAYPERIVSKEVNYVKNYEEAINYLHTHTFSNLLALTGVQTIEKLKPYWEKHTTYFRILPRETSVTIAEKVGFPSQNLILEFPNTNIDDEIATIKKYNCEAVITKESGESGYLSVKINAAKYCNIPIIVIERKPLPSSFILVSNENELFNSLLINQ from the coding sequence AATTATCAATTATCAATTATCAATTATCAACTGTCAATTATAAATTTTCAATTAAAAAAAAATATGATATTAGTTTTTGGTGGTACAACCGAAGGAAAAAAGTAGCAAAGTGGCTTGAAAAACGAGCTTTGCCTTACTTTTATTCTACTAAAACGGAGATTGAATTTGATCAAGGTCAATTCGGACACTACCGTTTTGGTGCATTCACTACGACCGATTTAATTTCGTTTTGCCAAAAGAACCACATAAAAACAATCATTCACGCTTCACATCCATTTGCTGAATTATTGCATCAGTGTATAGAAGAGGTAAGTACTGTTTTAGCAATTCCAGTATTTCGTTTTGAACGAGCTTATCCAGAAAGAATAGTTTCTAAAGAAGTTAATTATGTAAAAAATTATGAAGAAGCTATAAATTATTTGCATACTCATACTTTTTCTAATTTACTAGCATTGACAGGTGTGCAAACTATTGAAAAGCTAAAACCTTATTGGGAAAAACACACCACTTACTTTAGGATTTTACCTAGAGAAACTTCTGTGACTATAGCTGAAAAAGTAGGATTTCCAAGCCAAAATTTAATTTTAGAATTTCCTAATACTAATATAGATGATGAAATTGCAACGATAAAAAAATACAATTGCGAGGCAGTCATTACTAAAGAAAGTGGAGAATCAGGATATTTGTCAGTAAAGATAAACGCAGCAAAATATTGTAATATTCCTATAATAGTTATAGAAAGAAAACCTTTGCCAAGTAGTTTTATACTCGTTTCCAATGAAAATGAATTGTTTAACTCTTTACTTATAAATCAATAA